One Myxococcales bacterium genomic region harbors:
- a CDS encoding TlpA family protein disulfide reductase gives MAKGAPSPYGPVAQLAFVALAAVGVYSFVSVAREGETRRRCSPTCLLQPTYANTNRRAPDFTLNDMKGNTVSLSQFRGKVVVLNFWTKTCGPCLQEMPDIAELSRIVAPKGDVVVLTVSTDDGPDAVRDTLKAVLKEEPPFPVLFDPDAKIVAEKYGTHLFPETWIIDKEGVIRARFDGAKDWATSTVIQYLDQVRAGGFCPVEMEEGRPRGEGARICDSLTGG, from the coding sequence ATGGCCAAGGGCGCTCCCTCTCCGTACGGTCCCGTCGCGCAGCTCGCGTTCGTCGCGCTCGCGGCCGTGGGCGTCTACAGCTTCGTCTCGGTCGCGCGCGAAGGGGAGACGCGGAGGCGCTGCTCGCCGACGTGCCTCCTCCAGCCCACCTACGCCAACACGAACCGCCGCGCCCCCGACTTCACCTTGAACGACATGAAGGGCAACACGGTGAGCCTGTCGCAGTTTCGCGGCAAGGTCGTGGTGCTGAACTTCTGGACGAAGACGTGCGGGCCCTGCCTCCAAGAGATGCCCGATATCGCCGAGCTCTCGCGCATCGTGGCCCCCAAAGGGGACGTGGTGGTGCTGACCGTCTCCACGGACGACGGCCCCGACGCGGTGCGCGACACGCTGAAGGCCGTGCTCAAGGAGGAGCCTCCGTTCCCCGTCCTCTTCGACCCCGACGCCAAGATCGTCGCCGAGAAGTACGGCACCCACCTCTTCCCCGAGACGTGGATCATCGACAAAGAGGGCGTCATCCGCGCCCGCTTCGACGGCGCGAAAGATTGGGCCACGTCCACCGTCATCCAGTACCTCGACCAGGTCCGCGCCGGGGGCTTCTGCCCCGTCGAGATGGAAGAGGGGCGCCCTCGCGGCGAAGGCGCGCGCATCTGCGATTCCCTCACGGGCGGCTGA
- the rsmG gene encoding 16S rRNA (guanine(527)-N(7))-methyltransferase RsmG produces the protein MSREVPRPPLELPETEPLVAPPSFEADLAKIGVTLDETKIAIVGDYLARLLAANELLNLTAIRSADEAWTRHALDALSLVPHLAHLGDGAAVMDVGSGGGVPGIVLAIARPDLEFLLVEATQKKAHFLEEVASALGLSNVEVAPERAEELAATDLAGSFDAVTARAVAPIERLLPWTAPFVAPGGRLLYIKGQKAPDELKAAKQAMKRLGVKHVETRLGPTGRVVVLEVG, from the coding sequence ATGTCCCGCGAGGTCCCCCGCCCCCCGCTCGAGCTCCCCGAGACCGAGCCGCTCGTCGCTCCGCCGTCCTTCGAGGCCGACCTCGCGAAGATCGGGGTCACCCTCGACGAGACGAAGATCGCCATCGTCGGCGACTACCTCGCGCGGCTCCTCGCGGCGAACGAGCTCTTGAACCTCACCGCGATCCGATCGGCCGACGAGGCGTGGACGAGGCACGCCCTCGACGCCCTCTCGCTCGTCCCGCACCTCGCGCACCTCGGCGACGGCGCGGCCGTGATGGACGTCGGCTCGGGCGGCGGCGTCCCGGGGATCGTCCTCGCGATCGCGCGGCCGGACCTCGAGTTTTTGCTGGTCGAGGCCACGCAGAAAAAAGCCCACTTCCTCGAGGAGGTCGCCTCCGCGCTCGGCCTGTCGAACGTGGAGGTCGCCCCCGAGCGCGCCGAAGAGCTCGCCGCGACCGATCTCGCCGGGAGCTTCGACGCGGTCACCGCGCGGGCGGTCGCGCCCATCGAGAGGCTCCTCCCATGGACGGCGCCGTTCGTCGCGCCGGGCGGCAGGCTCCTCTACATCAAGGGTCAGAAGGCCCCCGACGAGCTCAAGGCCGCCAAACAAGCGATGAAGAGGCTCGGGGTGAAGCACGTGGAGACGAGGCTCGGCCCCACCGGGCGCGTCGTGGTGCTCGAGGTCGGCTGA